A stretch of DNA from Campylobacter concisus:
CTAATCTTTTCTAGGCTTACGCTCGCTTAGATATTTTGAAATTTCAAGCTCTTGCCTACGTTTTATCTCTTTTGCGATCTCTTCGTTTTTAAAACCAGCTGATAAAATTTCTGTCAGATCGACTTTCGCGTCAAATTTTGCCTCATAAATTCCAAGCTTCTTGGCACACTCTATTCGCTCTTTATTATAAGCTCCGAGCCATGATTTTATGGGTATATTTAGAGCTATTTGCATTAGCTCTTTATCGCTTGGCATGTCCTTAAAATAAGGCTGCTTTAAGATAGAAAAGTAGCTTTTTGGTAGACGCATTTTCTCTAAAATTTCTTTTGCATTAGACTCAAATTTGCCAAACAAAAGATACAAAAATAGCCTCTCATCATCCACAAATTCTCTAGCACTCTTAAGATCACTTAAAAACCCATCGTCCATAGAAATTTGCACGCCAAAAATTTCTTTAAAAAGTCCAAGCTCAAAAAAATAGTAAGCTCCTTTTTCTAGATGCTCTGAGCGAAAAAATTTAATAAGCTCAGTATTTATCCTATCTCTGCTTAGATGCTCCAAACTAAGGCTTTTCATAAGAGCTAGCGTCTCATCAGCTATGCTAAAATCAAGCCTAGCGCTAAACTGCACACCACGAAGCACCCTTAGTGGATCTTCTTTAAATTTTTCACTATCAATGTTCCTTAATGTCTTGTTTGCTAGATCTTGCTTCCCGCCGTAAAAGTCTAAAATTTCTCCATTAAAGATATTCATCATCATGGCATTTATCGTAAAATCTCGCCTAAGGCTCGCCATTTTGGGATCGTTAATATAGCTTACTGCAAAGTCTTTGTGTGAATTTCCAGTTTTGCTCTCGCTTCTTGGAAGCCCAATATCGTAGTTTTTGTATTTATAAATGAAGTAGCTTTTACCAACGCCGCTAGCGCCTATGCTAGCCATTAGCTCATTAAATTTAGCGGGCTTTATGTCATAAACCTCGATGTCATAATCGTAAATTTCTCGTCCCAAGAACGCATCTCTCACGCAGCCACCCACAAGATAAACACGTGAAGTAAATGGGGCAAATAGCGATCTAAAAAAGTCTAGCTCGCTATTTTTATAAATTTCATTTTTGATTTTTATCTCATTTTTTGAGCCATCTAATGGCTTATTTTGAGAGATTTTGGAGTCTATTTTCGATATTTGCAAGGGTAAATTCTAAAAATTTTGTCGTTAGATCAAGCCTTGAAGCAAGATTTTGTTCACTAGTTTGTTTAAGCCCTTCAAAAAGCACTTCTATGCGCTCAGCAAGGTTTGCTAAGAAAATTTTCTCTTCGCTCACCTCTCTATTTTTTATTGGACTTACTGGCTCCTCTTTTACCTCAAATGCTTGCTCATTTTGTAAATTTGCCTCAATTTTTAGCTCATTATTTAGCGCATTTTCATTATTCTTTATTGCCAAAAGCTCTTTTTTTAAATTCTCACGCTCAAGCTCTTCTTGCTTTTTACTTTGCAATGCTTCTATTTTCTCAAGCTCGGCACTAACCTCACTGATTGCCATTCTAGCGATATCATCAAGCTTCATAATCTTATCAACCACCTTTTAAATTCATTTATCTCTTCATCACTTTTCATCGCTATAAAAAACTCTTTCATCTGCTCGTTTTTTATCGCTCGCTCTTTACGAAGTCCGCTCAGGCGGTTTATCGCGCTAAGGGCATCTTTGTTTAACGGATCTTGCTTTAAGATATTTTTATAAATTTCAAGTGCGTCATCTTTTAGCCCCTGAGCTTCGTAGATCAGTGCTTCAGTGATTGTGTTTTTCATTTTTTGATAAATCCTGCGATAACATCGCCTATCTCGCTAGTTGAGCAAATTTCAACCGCGTTAAAAGCAGCGATATCTTTTGTTCTATATCCCTTTGCTAGTGCCTCTTTCACAGCATTTTCTATCGCATCTGCGGCTTCATTTTCACTAAATGCGTATCTTAGCATCATAGCTGCACTTAAAATCGTTGCGATTGGATTTGCTATGCCCTGCCCTGCGATATCTGGTGCTGAGCCGTGTATCGGCTCGTAAATTCCAACTTTACCACCCATACTTGCGCTTGGCAAAAGTCCTATCGAGCCACAAACCATGCTAGCCTCATCACTTAAGATGTCGCCGAATAAATTTTCAGTAAGTATGACGTCAAAATTTGCTGGCGCTCTTACTAGCTGCATCGCCGCATTATCCACATACATAAAGCTAAGCTCTACTTCAGGGTATTTTTTAGCCACTTCGCTAGTCACCTCACGCCAAAGCTGACTTGTCTCAAGCACATTTGCCTTATCGACCATGCAGACCTTTTTCTTGCGAAGCATTGCTGTTTCAAAGGCGATCTTTGCGATGCGCTCAATCTCAAATTTAGTATAAACCATCGTATTAAACGCTCTATCTTCGCCTTTTTCACGTGGCTGTCCAAAATAAAGTCCACCTGTTAGCTCACGAACCACGACAAAATCAACGCCTCTTAAAACCTCTGGCTTTAGCGTGCTAGCATCCACTAGCTCATCAAAAACAATGGCTGGACGTAAATTTGCATAAGCTTCAAGCTCTTTTCTAATCTTTAAAAGCCCACTCTCTGGCCTTAGGTGTCTTGGCAAACTATCCCACTTCTCGCCGCCGATCGCTCCAAAAAGCACAGCATCAGAGTTTAGAGCAGAACTAAGCGTTTCATCTGGCAAAGGCACGCCAAATACATCATAAGCTGCACCGCCCATAAGCTTGTAGTCGTACTCAAATTTTATCCCAAACTCAGCGCTAACGACATCTAAAATTTTTATCGCCTCATCTATAATCTCAGGGCCGATGCCATCGCCTTTTATAACACAAATTTTATATTCTCTCATTATTTAATCCAACTTTACTTTTGCGTATTCTATAAGTCCGCCGGCGTTTAAAAGCTCTTGCATAAACGGCGGTATGGGGCTAAATTTATACTTTTTGCCGCTGGTTAAATTTACGATCGCGCCGTTATCTACGTCTATTTTTAGTTCGTCGCCCTCGTTTATTTCGTCCGTTTCTTTAATTTCAAGTATCAAAAGTCCCGTATTAAAGCTATTTCTATAAAAAATTCTCGCATAACTTTTAGCTATCACCGCGCCTATACCGGCGGCTTTAAGCGCGATAGGAGCGTGCTCGCGAGAGCTGCCGCAGCCGAAATTTTCGCCCGCTACGATAATGTCGCCCTTATCTATCTTGGAGCTAAAATTAGGATCGGCGTCCTCCATTATATGTTTTGCTAAGATATTTTCGTCGGAAGTATTTAAGTATCTGGCGGCGATAATTATATCGGTATCGATATTGTCGCCGAATTTCCAAACTTTATTCATCGTTTCGCCTTTTTTAAATTTTCGAGATTTTAGCCAAAAGTAGCTAAATAATTCATCAAACGGCGAATAAAATTTACGGTCTAAGCGGCTAAATAGCGAGGCAAAGGGCGTTAAACGCCCCTTTTATTTTTTTAAATTTAAAGAACACCTGCCTAGGAATTTACACGCCGGACAAAATCCAGTAACACCTACGATAATCGGGATTAACCCGATTAACGCCCAGTAGCTCTCGTAAAAATACCAAACCGCTACCGTAAAAATCAGCCCCAGTACGACCCTAATAATTCTACTTTTCACGCTTACCATAATATTTTTACCTTTTCTTAAAAATTTTATAAAGTGGGCAGTAGCCGTAATATCCCGTTAAAAGCGGAATTAGCCCGACCGTCCATAACCAGCAATCGCAAATAAATCCAAAAATAAAAAACCAAATCGCCGCTATAATCAAACGTATAGTTTTATCTAAAACGCTCATTTTATCTCCTTTAAGCCAAAGCTTTTAGCATTCCGTTCATAACCATAGGTTTAAATCCGTAAATTTTAACCAGCCAACTCATGTAGCTCTCTCTGGTAGCGCCGAAGCACTCTAACGTCGGAGCCGTTCCCTCCCAGTCGAACTCTACCATTATGGCCTTGCCGTATTTGGTGATAAAAGGGCAAGCCGTATATCCCGTAAATTTCTCGCTAGGCTCTCGTCCTTTTATCGTATCGGCTAAATTTTTAGCTAAGATCGGATACATTTTCCTAACGCTAGCCCCCGTTTTGCCGGCCGCAAATCCGCAAATATCGCCGATACCGAATATATTTTTAAATTTTGTACTTTGTAGGCTGTATTTATCGACGGCTAAAAAATTTAGCTTGTCGCCCTCTTTAGTTAGGCCGGCGCGAGCTAAAATTTCGCTTCCTTTTTGCTTAGGCGGCAAGTGAAGCCAGTCGTATTTTACGTCGATTAGCTCGGACGCGATTTTATCTTCGCCGTTTTGCCTGTATGCCGTCCAAAACTCGAAAGTAGCGGTATTTGAGCTTTTATCGACGGCTACGATTTGGTGGCGAAGATTAAATTTTATCTTTCTTTTTATCATTATTTGAGTCATCGCCGCGGCATAAGTCGGATCGCCGAAAAGCTTGCCACCGCCGACGTAAAGATTAATGCTGCCTTTATCGCGGTTGCCGGCCAACCTCAGCCTATCTTCGCTCATGCAAGTTACTTTTTTATTAGCGCCGCTGCATTTCATCGGGGTTTTTTGATCGCAAAATACCGCTGCGCCGCCGTTTTGAGAGAATTTTTTCATCAGCTCGTTGCTTTTTACGGCGCCTTGTAGAGTGTAAACGGAGGATATGTTGCCGCTCGTATCGTTAATATCCTCTAAGCTCAGCCCCTTAACGGCTTCAAAGTCGTATTCCACGCCGCTTGCTACGATTAGATAATCATACCCCAGCTCGCTCCCGTCGTCTAAGACGAGCAGATTGGCTTCGGGCTTTATCTCCGATACGTTTTTGCGTATCCACTCGGCTCCTTGCGGGATATAATCCGCTTTTTCGTAAACGACGTCACTAGCTTCGTAAATTCCGACGGCGATTAGCGTAAAGCCCGGCTGATAGTAAAATTTCTCGTCTTTATCCACGAGAATTACCTTGGCGTTAGGCATATCTCTTCTAAGTTTAGCCGCCAACGCGATACCGCTAAGTCCCGCGCCCATTATGACGATTTTAGAATTTATATCGTCGTTTTCGCTGCCTGTTACCGAGCAACCGCTCATACTCGCAGCTAGTCCCGCAGCCCCCATTAGCTTTAAAGCGTCTCTTCTTTGCAGTCCTTTCATAAATTCTCCTTTAAAACGAGTTTATGAAATGCTACCTAAAAAAGACCGCCCTCTCCGTAACAAAGTTACCTTAAAACGAGAATTTCAAGAAACTAGCCTTATTTCGCCGCGGCTTTGCGTTATTTGCCCGCTTCTCTCAAGCTCTTTAAGCACCCTAGATACCGCTTCTCTAGCGCTTCCTAGATGATTCGCCAGCTCTTCGTGAGTTATTTTTATAAAATTTTCGTTTAGATTTTCGATGCTTTGAGATAAAAAATTCATAATCCGCGCCGAAAGCGGCAAAAACAAAGCCTGCTCCATAACGTTTATCGTTCTGGCAAACCGATCGGCTACGATTTTTAGAGTAAAATTTAAAATACTCGGATATTTTTCTTTAAGAGGTTTGTAAATTCGCGCCGGAATAACGATGATCTCGCTATCTTGCTCGATTTCGACGCTTACCTTATTTTCTAGCGAATTTATAGAACACGTATCGCACAGCACGCAACTCTCGTCTTTAGTTAGCCTAAATATCGTTATTTCCTTTGCGTTAGACGATACGAACGCCCTTAAAACGCCTTTTAGTATAAGGATGAATCCGAAGCAATCGTTTCCGGAGTAAAATATATCGCCCTTTTTTACGGTTTTTAGATATGCGTTATCAAAGATCGCATTTAGATCCTCGCTTGCTAGATCGAAATTATTCGTAAATCTCTCGCGCAAAATTTCTTTTAACTCTTCGCTTAGCATTTTGCCCTTTCGTGACTTCGTTACAAAAATTTAACCTTATTATAGGTAATATTGCATAAAAATTTAATACGAAAAGAAAAACAATGCACGACGTTAAGAAAAACGACCCGCAAAGCAAAATAAAATCGCTTCCGATTATGCTTTTTGCCGGTACTATGGGGCTTGGAGGGCTTTGCGCGGCTTATAAGAAACTAAGCGAAATATTTGATTTACCGAGCGAGATATTCTCGGCGCTTAGAGCGCTAAACTGCACGGTATTTTGCCTGCTTTCGGCGTTTTACCTCTTTAAGCTTTTAAAATTTAAAGAAGAAGTAAAGGCCGAATTTTCGCACCCTATAAGGATAAATTTTTTCGGCGGGTTTATTATTTCGCTTTTTCTTTTAGCTCTAGCCTACAAAGACGCGCCGCGACTATACTACTCGCTTTTTTACGCGGCTTTAGGCTTACAAACGATTTTTACGCTTTACGTAATTTCTTTTTGGATCGACGAAAAATTCGATATCGCGACGCTAAATCCGGCATGGTTTATCCCCGTAGTGGGCAACTTGCTAATCCCGATCATAGCCGAAAAATCTCAAGCGATCTGGTATTATTTTAGTTTGGGGCTATTTTTCTGGATTATTTTATTCGCCGTTATATTTTATAGGTTAGTTTTTTGCGATAAGTTAGCCGATAAATTCGTCCCGACGCTAGTCATTACGCTAGCGCCGCCGGCTATGGCGTTTTTGGGATACGTAAAATTAACCGAGCAATTCGACGCTTTTGCGGCAATACTGCTTAATATAAACGTATTTTTCGCAACGCTTATACTTTTTTCGTATAAAAGATTTATTAAACTCAAATTCGCCCTATCATGGTGGGCTTTTACCTTCCCGACGGCCGCTAGCTCCATAGCATTTTTAAAAGCTTACGAAATTACGCAAAGCGATTTTTACTTAGTTTTAGGAGTCGGCGCTTTTGCAGCTCTAGTCGCTTCGATTTTGATAGTCGGATTTTTAACGGTTAAATCTATAATAAACGGCGAAATTTTTTCAGAAAAATAAC
This window harbors:
- a CDS encoding CCA tRNA nucleotidyltransferase; translation: MQISKIDSKISQNKPLDGSKNEIKIKNEIYKNSELDFFRSLFAPFTSRVYLVGGCVRDAFLGREIYDYDIEVYDIKPAKFNELMASIGASGVGKSYFIYKYKNYDIGLPRSESKTGNSHKDFAVSYINDPKMASLRRDFTINAMMMNIFNGEILDFYGGKQDLANKTLRNIDSEKFKEDPLRVLRGVQFSARLDFSIADETLALMKSLSLEHLSRDRINTELIKFFRSEHLEKGAYYFFELGLFKEIFGVQISMDDGFLSDLKSAREFVDDERLFLYLLFGKFESNAKEILEKMRLPKSYFSILKQPYFKDMPSDKELMQIALNIPIKSWLGAYNKERIECAKKLGIYEAKFDAKVDLTEILSAGFKNEEIAKEIKRRQELEISKYLSERKPRKD
- a CDS encoding CiaD-like domain-containing protein yields the protein MKLDDIARMAISEVSAELEKIEALQSKKQEELERENLKKELLAIKNNENALNNELKIEANLQNEQAFEVKEEPVSPIKNREVSEEKIFLANLAERIEVLFEGLKQTSEQNLASRLDLTTKFLEFTLANIENRLQNLSK
- the leuB gene encoding 3-isopropylmalate dehydrogenase; amino-acid sequence: MREYKICVIKGDGIGPEIIDEAIKILDVVSAEFGIKFEYDYKLMGGAAYDVFGVPLPDETLSSALNSDAVLFGAIGGEKWDSLPRHLRPESGLLKIRKELEAYANLRPAIVFDELVDASTLKPEVLRGVDFVVVRELTGGLYFGQPREKGEDRAFNTMVYTKFEIERIAKIAFETAMLRKKKVCMVDKANVLETSQLWREVTSEVAKKYPEVELSFMYVDNAAMQLVRAPANFDVILTENLFGDILSDEASMVCGSIGLLPSASMGGKVGIYEPIHGSAPDIAGQGIANPIATILSAAMMLRYAFSENEAADAIENAVKEALAKGYRTKDIAAFNAVEICSTSEIGDVIAGFIKK
- a CDS encoding 3-isopropylmalate dehydratase small subunit, whose amino-acid sequence is MNKVWKFGDNIDTDIIIAARYLNTSDENILAKHIMEDADPNFSSKIDKGDIIVAGENFGCGSSREHAPIALKAAGIGAVIAKSYARIFYRNSFNTGLLILEIKETDEINEGDELKIDVDNGAIVNLTSGKKYKFSPIPPFMQELLNAGGLIEYAKVKLD
- a CDS encoding DUF2892 domain-containing protein produces the protein MVSVKSRIIRVVLGLIFTVAVWYFYESYWALIGLIPIIVGVTGFCPACKFLGRCSLNLKK
- a CDS encoding DUF2892 domain-containing protein, giving the protein MSVLDKTIRLIIAAIWFFIFGFICDCWLWTVGLIPLLTGYYGYCPLYKIFKKR
- a CDS encoding NAD(P)/FAD-dependent oxidoreductase — its product is MKGLQRRDALKLMGAAGLAASMSGCSVTGSENDDINSKIVIMGAGLSGIALAAKLRRDMPNAKVILVDKDEKFYYQPGFTLIAVGIYEASDVVYEKADYIPQGAEWIRKNVSEIKPEANLLVLDDGSELGYDYLIVASGVEYDFEAVKGLSLEDINDTSGNISSVYTLQGAVKSNELMKKFSQNGGAAVFCDQKTPMKCSGANKKVTCMSEDRLRLAGNRDKGSINLYVGGGKLFGDPTYAAAMTQIMIKRKIKFNLRHQIVAVDKSSNTATFEFWTAYRQNGEDKIASELIDVKYDWLHLPPKQKGSEILARAGLTKEGDKLNFLAVDKYSLQSTKFKNIFGIGDICGFAAGKTGASVRKMYPILAKNLADTIKGREPSEKFTGYTACPFITKYGKAIMVEFDWEGTAPTLECFGATRESYMSWLVKIYGFKPMVMNGMLKALA
- a CDS encoding Crp/Fnr family transcriptional regulator, whose translation is MLSEELKEILRERFTNNFDLASEDLNAIFDNAYLKTVKKGDIFYSGNDCFGFILILKGVLRAFVSSNAKEITIFRLTKDESCVLCDTCSINSLENKVSVEIEQDSEIIVIPARIYKPLKEKYPSILNFTLKIVADRFARTINVMEQALFLPLSARIMNFLSQSIENLNENFIKITHEELANHLGSAREAVSRVLKELERSGQITQSRGEIRLVS
- a CDS encoding SLAC1 anion channel family protein — translated: MHDVKKNDPQSKIKSLPIMLFAGTMGLGGLCAAYKKLSEIFDLPSEIFSALRALNCTVFCLLSAFYLFKLLKFKEEVKAEFSHPIRINFFGGFIISLFLLALAYKDAPRLYYSLFYAALGLQTIFTLYVISFWIDEKFDIATLNPAWFIPVVGNLLIPIIAEKSQAIWYYFSLGLFFWIILFAVIFYRLVFCDKLADKFVPTLVITLAPPAMAFLGYVKLTEQFDAFAAILLNINVFFATLILFSYKRFIKLKFALSWWAFTFPTAASSIAFLKAYEITQSDFYLVLGVGAFAALVASILIVGFLTVKSIINGEIFSEK